The following proteins come from a genomic window of Gemmatimonadales bacterium:
- the rpmC gene encoding 50S ribosomal protein L29 has translation MALTKLTTVQIRELTDAELTAKLAEYEKESFGLRFKAATEVLGNPMDLKTARRTVARLKTVLAERAAKAKAKAP, from the coding sequence GTGGCACTGACCAAGCTCACCACGGTGCAGATCCGCGAGCTGACGGATGCGGAGCTCACGGCCAAGCTGGCCGAGTACGAGAAGGAGTCGTTCGGCCTGCGCTTCAAGGCGGCGACCGAGGTGCTCGGCAACCCGATGGATCTGAAGACCGCGCGGCGCACGGTCGCCCGTCTCAAGACGGTGCTGGCCGAGCGCGCCGCCAAGGCGAAGGCGAAGGCCCCATGA